Proteins from one Juglans microcarpa x Juglans regia isolate MS1-56 chromosome 1S, Jm3101_v1.0, whole genome shotgun sequence genomic window:
- the LOC121246786 gene encoding pentatricopeptide repeat-containing protein At5g19020, mitochondrial, whose amino-acid sequence MIIPLRTKKSLSLPILFQNLRWVSTITFNPPQLPQDSEHHLRLFLGTTDHNNPDYELSVVSALKSCSSLLAVSQGQQIHCLILKSGLGPNTFIRNSLINMYVKCGFFDDARSLFDSFSRLDPVSCNIMIAGYVKMGQLENARRLFEIMPGRSCVSYTTMIMGLAHNDCWREAVEVFKEMRSAGVVPNEVTLASVISAYAHLGGIWNCRMLHVLVIKLQVEKLVLISTNLLHMYCLCSSILEARSLFEEMPECNIVSWNVMLNGYAKSGHVDLARELFERIPEKDVVSWGTMIDGYVRVEWLNEALTSYRAMLHTGLRPNDVMIVDLVSACGRSMALQEGQQFHGVTIKTGFDCYDFIQATIIHFYAACGRMTLARLQFELGIKDHLASWNALIAGFIRNDMIDEARQLFNEMPKRDVFSWSTMISGYTHSEQPSVALELFHGMVSCGIQPNEITMVSVFSAIATLGTLKEGRWAHEYICNNCIPLNDNLSAAIIDMYAKCGSISTALSVFYEIQEKASSASPWNAIICGLAMHGHCHLSLKIFSDLQSRLIKLNSITFIGVLSACCHAGLVELGKGYFKVMKHVYNIEPDIKHYGCMIDLLGRAGKLEEAEKIIRGMPMKADMVIWGTLLAACRTHGNVEIGERAAASLARLEPSHGAGRVLLSNIYADAGRWEDAFLIRRAMQIKRMKKSPGSSGIV is encoded by the coding sequence ATGATCATTCCTCTCAGAACCAAGAAGTCACTTTCTTTGCCGattcttttccaaaatctcagATGGGTGTCCACCATAACCTTCAACCCTCCTCAGCTACCCCAAGACTCAGAACACCATCTTCGTCTCTTCTTAGGCACAACCGATCACAACAACCCAGATTACGAGTTATCAGTGGTGTCGGCGTTGAAGTCTTGCTCGTCCCTTTTGGCCGTCTCTCAAGGCCAACAAATCCATTGTTTGATCTTGAAATCAGGGCTCGGTCCCAACACTTTCATCCGGAACAGTTTGATTAATATGTACGTGAAATGTGGGTTTTTCGATGATGCTCGATCGCTGTTTGATTCCTTTTCTAGGCTGGATCCTGTGTCATGTAATATTATGATTGCCGGGTATGTGAAAATGGGCCAGTTGGAGAATGCTCGCCGGTTGTTTGAAATAATGCCCGGTAGAAGTTGTGTGTCGTACACCACTATGATAATGGGTCTGGCCCATAATGACTGTTGGCGCGAGGCTGTTGAGGTTTTTAAGGAAATGAGGTCCGCAGGCGTGGTCCCAAATGAGGTTACACTGGCAAGTGTCATCTCAGCTTATGCGCATTTAGGTGGGATTTGGAATTGCCGGATGCTCCATGTATTGGTAATTAAGCTGCAGGTTGAGAAGTTGGTTCTTATATCGACAAATTTGTTGCACATGTATTGCCTTTGTTCGAGCATACTGGAGGCAAGAAGTTTGTTCGAGGAGATGCCTGAGTGCAATATAGTGTCGTGGAATGTAATGTTAAATGGATATGCAAAATCGGGGCATGTTGATTTGGCAAGAGAGTTGTTCGAGAGGATTCCTGAAAAAGACGTGGTTTCATGGGGTACAATGATTGATGGCTATGTACGAGTAGAATGGTTGAATGAAGCTTTGACAAGTTATCGTGCTATGTTACATACTGGATTGAGACCCAATGATGTTATGATTGTGGATTTGGTTTCAGCATGTGGCCGATCAATGGCGTTGCAAGAGGGTCAGCAGTTTCATGGTGTAACTATAAAGACAGGTTTCGACTGTTATGATTTTATTCAGGCAACGATTATTCATTTTTATGCAGCTTGTGGCAGGATGACACTTGCCCGTTTGCAGTTTGAATTGGGCATCAAAGATCATCTTGCATCTTGGAATGCCCTCATTGCTGgatttataagaaatgatatgATTGATGAGGCAAGGCAGTTATTCAATGAGATGCCAAAAAGAGATGTATTTTCATGGAGCACCATGATTTCTGGTTACACACACAGTGAACAACCTAGTGTGGCTCTAGAACTCTTCCATGGAATGGTTTCTTGTGGTATCCAGCCAAATGAAATTACCATGGTAAGCGTGTTCTCTGCCATCGCCACGTTAGGCACATTGAAAGAAGGAAGATGGGCCCATGAGTATATATGTAATAACTGCATCCCTCTTAATGACAATTTAAGTGCAGCTATCATTGACATGTATGCCAAATGTGGGAGCATCAGTACTGCCTTGAGTGTGTTCTATGAAATACAAGAAAAAGCCTCTAGTGCCTCCCCATGGAATGCAATTATATGTGGGTTGGCAATGCATGGACATTGCCATTTgtctctaaaaatattttccgACTTGCAGAGCCGTCTTATTAAGCTTAATTCAATCACATTCATAGGAGTCCTAAGTGCATGTTGCCATGCTGGATTGGTGGAGCTGGGGAAGGGATATTTTAAGGTAATGAAGCATGTGTATAATATAGAACCAGATATCAAGCATTATGGATGTATGATTGATCTCCTGGGAAGAGCTGGGAAATTAGAGGAGGCTGAGAAAATAATTAGAGGCATGCCCATGAAGGCAGATATGGTGATATGGGGCACATTATTGGCAGCATGTAGGACTCACGGGAATGTGGAAATTGGAGAGAGGGCTGCAGCGAGTTTGGCAAGGTTGGAACCATCTCATGGGGCTGGTAGAGTTCTTCTATCTAACATATATGCAGATGCAGGTAGATGGGAGGATGCATTTTTGATAAGGAGAGCAATGCAAATTAAGAGAATGAAGAAATCTCCAGGGAGTAGTGGTATCGTATGA
- the LOC121246784 gene encoding LOW QUALITY PROTEIN: mediator of RNA polymerase II transcription subunit 33A-like (The sequence of the model RefSeq protein was modified relative to this genomic sequence to represent the inferred CDS: inserted 1 base in 1 codon) — translation MAVSVHTGIWDSVRELTRVAQRKGGDPLHWALQVSSNLNSAGVALPSVELADVLVSYICWDNNLPILWKFLEKALVLKIVPPMFVLALLSTRVIPHRQSWPVAYRLYLELLKRHAFTLKFQINDLNYQKVMESIDDVLLLSQRFGMTPSEPGILVVQFIFXIVWQLLDATLDDEGLLELTSDEKSIWATKSQEMQIDYHDIYDEKRAEFQERLQNENTVMSVDLIGQFLQNKVISRIIFLARRNMPTQWVHFIQRLRLLETNSSALRNSNALTPEALHQLTSDAPTVLSREYKTTSLQKFHAVMAFGSLSSSAGPCQGASHSALWLPLDLLLEDVMDGCLVNATSAIEIISGLTKTLQAINGSSWHDTFLALWIASLRLVQRERDPIEGPVPRLDTRLCILLSITTLVVADLIEEESAPVDETECGSTNHWKDKKVTGKCHNDLVSSLQILGDYQGLLTPPQSVVSAANQAAAKAMLFVSGINVGSAYFECIGLKDIPINCSGNMRHLIVEACIARNLLDTSAYLWPGYVNGQINQIPHSVPAQAPSWSSFMKGAPLTPLLINALVSTPASSLAELEKIFEIAVKGTDDEKISAATILCGASLIRGWNIQEHTIHFIVRLLSPPAPPKYCGNGSHLIGYAPMLNVLIVGIASIDCIQIFSLHGLVPQLACSLMPICEVFGSCVPDVPWVLTNGEEVSAHAVFSNAFILLLKLWRFNHPPLEHGVGETPTVGSQLTPEYLLLLRNSHLVSSGNINKSQNRRRLSAVASLLSPQPVFVDSFPKLKAWHRQHQACIASTLSGLVHGTPVHKIVDGLLNMMFKKINRGGQSLTSVTSGSSSSSGPGNEDSSLRPKLPSWDILEAVPFVVDAALTACAHGKLSPRELATGLKDLADFLPATLATIVSYFSAEVTRGVWKPAFMNGTDWPSPAANLFNVEEQIKKVLATTGVDIPSLSAGGSSPSTLPLPLAAFVSLTITYKIDRASERFLNLAGPALESLAAGCPWPCMPIVASLWTQKAKRWSDFLVFSASQTVFLHNSDAVVQLLKSCFAATLGLNDIPISSSGGVGALLGHGFGSHFCGGISPVAPGILYLRVYRSIRDIVFITEEVVSLLMHSVRDIVSSGLPKERLENLRTSKIGMRYRQVSLAASMTRVKVAAALGASLVWLSGGLSLVQSLIKETLPSWFISAHRSELEEGSEGMVAMLAGYALAYFAVLCGAFAWGVDSTSSASKRRPKILGTHLEFLASAVDGKISLGCDWATWRAYVSGFVTLMVGCTPNWALEVDADVLKRLSNGLRLWNEEELALALLGIGGVGTMGAAAELIIENDL, via the exons ATGGCGGTGTCCGTACATACTGGTATCTGGGACAGCGTGAGAGAGCTAACCAGAGTGGCCCAGAGAAAGGGTGGCGATCCTCTGCACTGGGCGTTACAGGTATCTTCGAACTTAAACTCCGCTGGAGTGGCTCTGCCATCTGTGGAGCTCGCCGACGTGTTGGTGTCGTACATTTGCTGGGACAACAACCTTCCTATTCTCTGGAAGTTTCTGGAGAAGGCGTTGGTGCTGAAGATCGTGCCGCCGATGTTCGTACTTGCCCTGCTCTCCACGAG GGTCATTCCGCACCGACAATCTTGGCCGGTGGCATATAGGCTTTATCTTGAACTCCTTAAGAGACATGCCTTTACCCTTAAATTTCAGATAAATGATCTGAATTATCAGAA GGTCATGGAATCAATAGATgatgttcttcttctttcacaGAGATTTGGCATGACCCCGAGCGAACCTGGGATTCTTGTGGTtcagtttattt caattgtgTGGCAGCTGCTTGATGCAACATTAGATGATGAAGGGTTGCTAGAACTTACATCAGATGAGAAGTCCATATGGGCAACTAAATCCCAAGAAATGCAAATAGATTACCATGATATTTACGATGAGAAGAGGGCTGAATTTCAGGAGAGACTGCAGAATGAAAATACTGTGATGTCTGTCGATTTAATAGGGCAATTTCTGCAAAATAAAGTAATTTCGAGAATTATTTTCTTGGCTCGTCGGAACAT GCCTACCCAATGGGTTCATTTCATTCAGCGATTACGATTACTTGAAACAAATTCATCAGCACTAAGAAATTCAAATGCTCTAACTCCTGAGGCTCTTCATCAGTTGACTTCAGATGCTCCAACAGTCTTGTCTCGGGAATACAAAACAACTTCACTACAAAAGTTCCATGCTGTTATGGCTTTTGGTTCTCTATCTTCATCAGCTGGTCCATGCCAAGGAGCTAGCCATTCTGCTCTTTGGCTTCCGCTTGATCTTTTATTGGAAGATGTCATGGATGGATGCCTAGTTAATGCAACAAGTGCTATTGAAATAATTAGTG GTTTGACTAAAACCCTTCAAGCAATAAATGGCTCGTCCTGGCATGATACTTTTTTAGCTCTTTGGATAGCATCTCTTCGTCTTGTTCAGAGG GAAAGGGACCCCATTGAAGGCCCTGTGCCTCGCCTTGATACTCGATTATGCATTCTGTTGTCTATCACAACACTTGTGGTTGCTGATCTAATTGAGGAGGAAAGTGCACCAGTTGATGAAACAGAATGCGGCTCTACTAATCATTGGAAAGACAAAAAGGTTACAGGGAAGTGCCACAATGATTTGGTCTCTAGCCTACAGATACTTGGGGATTATCAGGGCTTGCTGACTCCACCCCAATCTGTTGTTTCTGCAGCCAATCAGGCTGCTGCAAAGGCAATGCTTTTTGTTTCAGGCATCAATGTGGGGAGTGCATACTTTGAGTGCATTGGGTTAAAAGATATACCTATCAACTGTT CTGGAAACATGCGCCATTTGATAGTTGAGGCTTGTATTGCCAGAAATCTACTAGACACATCTGCATATCTATGGCCAGGCTATGTGAATGGACAAATCAATCAAATACCTCATAGTGTGCCTGCTCAAGCACCTAGTTGGTCATCATTTATGAAGGGCGCTCCACTCACTCCCTTGTTGATAAATGCCTTGGTTTCAACTCCTGCTTCAAG CTTGGCAGAgcttgagaaaatatttgagattgCAGTCAAAGGAACAGATGATGAGAAGATATCTGCTGCTACAATACTTTGTGGGGCCTCTTTAATTCGGGGTTGGAATATACAG GAACACACCATTCATTTCATTGTTAGATTGTTGTCTCCCCCAGCTCCTCCAAAATATTGTGGGAATGGCAGCCATTTGATCGGTTACGCTCCAATGCTGAATGTACTAATTGTTGGAATAGCATCTATTGATTGTATTCAGATTTTCTCTCTACATGGCTTG GTTCCGCAACTTGCATGTTCACTGATGCCAATCTGTGAGGTGTTTGGTTCATGTGTGCCTGACGTCCCATGGGTTCTTACAAATGGGGAAGAAGTTTCTGCTCATGCTGTGTTTTCAAATgcatttattcttcttttgaagCTATGGAGGTTCAATCATCCTCCTCTTGAACATGGAGTAGGAGAGACACCCACAGTTGGATCCCAACTAACTCCTGAATACCTCCTATTATTACGAAACTCACACCTAGTATCTTCTGGAAATATCAATAAGAGTCAAAACAGGAGAAGACTCTCAGCAGTTGCAAGTTTGTTATCTCCACAACCTGTATTTGTGGACTCATTTCCAAAATTAAAAGCGTGGCATCGGCAGCATCAAGCATGTATAGCTTCAACCCTCTCTGGTCTTGTTCATGGAACCCCAGTTCATAAGATTGTTGATGGGCTTCTTAATATGATGTTCAAGAAGATTAATAGAGGAGGCCAATCCTTAACTTCTGTTACATCAGGAAGTAGTAGTTCTTCTGGACCTGGAAATGAAGATAGCTCTTTAAGACCTAAATTGCCTTCCTGGGATATTCTGGAAGCTGTTCCCTTTGTGGTTGATGCCGCTTTAACTGCCTGTGCTCATGGAAAACTTTCTCCTCGTGAACTGGCCACAG GTCTTAAAGATTTAGCTGATTTTCTTCCTGCAACTTTGGCAACCATTGTGAGCTACTTCTCTGCTGAAGTAACTAGAGGTGTTTGGAAACCAGCTTTTATGAATGGAACAGATTGGCCCAGTCCTGCTGCAAATCTTTTTAATGTTGAGGAACAGATTAAAAAAGTCTTGGCTACTACCGGTGTTGATATCCCAAGTCTTTCCGCAG GTGGAAGCTCTCCATCTACACTTCCACTGCCTCTGGCTGCCTTTGTAAGCCTTACTATAACTTACAAAATTGACAGAGCATCAGAACGTTTTCTAAATCTGGCTGGCCCAGCCTTGGAGTCCCTTGCAGCAGGTTGTCCATGGCCTTGCATGCCAATCGTGGCTTCTCTGTGGACACAAAAGGCAAAGCGCTGGAGTGACTTCCTTGTCTTTTCTGCCTCTCAAACTGTCTTCCTCCATAACAGTGATGCAGTGGTTCAGCTACTTAAAAGCTGCTTCGCTGCAACACTCGGTCTGAATGATATTCCCATCTCAAGCAGCGGTGGGGTTGGAGCACTTCTTGGCCATGGATTTGGATCCCATTTCTGTGGTGGGATTTCTCCAGTTGCCCCCGGTATACTTTATCTACGAGTTTATCGATCCATTAGAGATATTGTGTTCATAACAGAAGAGGTTGTTTCTCTCTTGATGCATTCTGTCAGAGATATTGTATCCAGTGGGCTTCCTAAAGAGAGATTAGAGAATTTGAGGACAAGCAAGATTGGAATGCGATACAGACAAGTTTCACTTGCTGCATCAATGACTCGAGTGAAAGTGGCAGCTGCCCTTGGGGCTTCTTTAGTATGGTTATCTGGTGGCTTAAGTCTAGTTCAATCTTTAATAAAAGAAACGTTGCCATCTTGGTTTATATCTGCTCACAGATCTGAGCTGGAAGAAGGATCAGAAGGGATGGTCGCAATGCTTGCGGGATATGCTCTTGCTTACTTTGCCGTGCTTTGTGGAGCTTTTGCTTGGGGTGTCGACTCaacatcatctgcatcaaaacgCCGGCCAAAAATCCTTGGGACCCATTTGGAATTTCTGGCTAGTGCAGTTGATGGGAAAATATCACTTGGTTGTGATTGGGCTACGTGGCGTGCTTATGTCTCAGGATTTGTGACCTTAATGGTGGGTTGCACTCCAAATTGGGCACTGGAGGTAGATGCAGATGTGTTGAAGAGACTAAGTAATGGGCTGAGACTGTGGAATGAGGAGGAGCTTGCTTTGGCTTTGCTGGGGATTGGTGGGGTTGGTACAATGGGCGCGGCTGCTGAACTGataatagaaaatgatttgtaa
- the LOC121246785 gene encoding mediator of RNA polymerase II transcription subunit 33A-like produces MADSPQRSVWDSVIVLTREAQEKGSDPLLWAMQLSSYLNSAEASVSLPSVELSDVLVSYICWDNNVPIMWKFLDKALVLNIVPPMLVLALLSIRVIPSRRFQPAAYRLFMELLKKHAFTSLKSQLHATNYQRVMQSIDNVLRLSQIFGLQTSEAGAIVVEFIFSIVWQLLDASLDDEGLLELTSEKKFKWEDTPQDMEVGAHDSNDEKQTEHLERVQKFNTVMAIELIGQFLKNKVTSEILYLARQNMSAHWEGFTQRFLLLGANSSALRNTKVITPEELLKLTSNTQMASLDCKLKSRRKFHDTLTMGPLPSSAGLCNEACRSALWLPLDFFLEDAVETTDLITRSAIESITVLVKVSRATNYTTWHDTFLGLWIAALRVVQRDRDPIEAPRPRLDPRLCLLLSITTLVVADLIEEDESALRDETQYGSSNQWKEKRVPGKCRHGLVSSLQMLGDFQGLLIPPQSTVYAANQAAAKAMFFISGVDVGNANSECVLMKDMPTNCSGNMRHLIVEACIARNLLDTSAYFWPGYVNGNISEKPRGLSSEVPGWTSFMQGASLTQVMISALVSSPASRLEELEKIFEIAVNGSNEEKISVAMILCGASLIWGWNIQEHTAAFIIKLLTPPAPADYSGSDSHLIGYAPLLNVLIVGISSFDRLQIFSQHGLVPQLACSLMTICEVFGSCVPDVVWPAVKGKRITAHDVFSNAFILFLRLWRFNRPPIEHRAGDTYPVQSPLTPDYLLLIRNSHLGSPENVHWVQSKRRLSAVANSATADPIFLKSFPKLEVWFLQHHACIVSTLSELVQGTPVHQIVDKLLKIMFRNTYEGSQSRNSVTSESSGFSGPKNEDTFPRLNDPAWNILEAIPFVAEASLKACSHGKISPRELATGLRILCDCLPASLASITSYLSAEVTRGVWKSVSMNGTDWPSPDANLSNFVEGMKKIVAFAGLDVPSVTSAGSSTSTLPLPLAALVTLTLTYKVGDHHLLLAGPALESLSSGCPWPCMPIVASLWTQKAKRWHDFFVIRASRTVILQNPNYVVKLLESCFTATLVLNASSVSSEGGVGVLLGDGINPQFCGWSPWIIFLLVRQEIRETILITEKIVSLLMHSVKTIAFSGLPRERLEKLKTTKNTMRSGQVSLAAALTRVKLVASVGASLSWLCGGIGLIQSLFREVLPSWFVSAHSSELEGRSEGMIEILRGSALAYLAFTCGAFVWGIDSTSMVPNWRRRILGSHMEFIARALDGKMSLGCDRATWRAYVLQFLSLMMNSAPTWVLETDVDVLKRLSRGLMQWNEGELALALLGIGGFATMGAVAELIIEKES; encoded by the exons ATGGCAGACTCCCCACAAAGAAGCGTGTGGGACAGCGTGATAGTGCTGACCAGGGAGGCCCAAGAAAAGGGTAGCGATCCTCTTCTCTGGGCAATGCAGTTGTCCTCCTACTTGAACTCTGCTGAAGCGTCTGTGTCTCTGCCCTCTGTAGAGCTGTCGGATGTGTTGGTCTCCTACATTTGCTGGGACAACAACGTTCCCATCATGTGGAAGTTCCTAGACAAGGCCCTCGTGCTCAACATCGTGCCGCCCATGCTCGTTCTTGCTCTGCTTTCCATCAG GGTTATTCCAAGTCGACGTTTCCAGCCAGCAGCGTATAGGCTTTTCATGGAGCTCCTCAAGAAACACGCTTTTACGTCTCTTAAATCTCAATTACATGCAACGAATTATCAAAG GGTTATGCAATCAATAGATAATGTTCTTCGGCTTTCACAGATATTTGGTCTACAAACAAGCGAAGCTGGAGCTATTGTGGTGGAATTTATCTTTTCAATTGTGTGGCAGTTGCTTGATGCATCATTAGATGATGAAGGGTTGCTAGAACTTACCtcagaaaagaaatttaaatgggAAGATACTCCTCAAGACATGGAAGTAGGTGCTCATGATAGCAATGATGAGAAGCAGACTGAACATCTTGAGAGAGTGCAGAAATTTAATACTGTGATGGCTATTGAGCTAATTGGGCAATTTCTGAAAAACAAAGTAACTTCCGAGATTCTTTACTTGGCACGCCAAAATAT GTCTGCACATTGGGAAGGTTTTACCCAACGGTTCCTGCTGCTTGGTGCAAACTCATCCGCATTGAGGAATACGAAAGTTATAACTCCTGAGGAACTTCTGAAGTTGACTTCAAATACTCAAATGGCCTCTCTAGATTGCAAATTAAAGTCAAGACGAAAGTTCCATGACACCCTGACTATGGGACCTCTGCCTTCTTCTGCTGGTCTGTGCAATGAGGCCTGTCGATCTGCACTGTGGCTTCCTCTTGATTTTTTTCTAGAAGATGCTGTGGAAACAACAGATCTCATTACCAGAAGTGCAATTGAATCTATCACTG TTCTCGTCAAGGTCTCTCGAGCCACAAATTACACCACCTGGCACGACACCTTTTTGGGCCTGTGGATTGCAGCCCTTCGTGTTGTTCAAAGG GACAGGGATCCCATTGAGGCCCCTAGGCCTCGTCTAGATCCTCGTTTATGCTTGTTACTGTCTATTACAACTCTAGTGGTTGCCGATCTTATCGAGGAAGATGAAAGTGCACTTCGTGATGAAACACAATATGGCTCCTCTAATCAATGGAAAGAGAAACGAGTTCCAGGAAAGTGTCGCCATGGTTTGGTCTCCAGCTTACAAATGCTGGGAGATTTCCAGGGCTTGCTTATTCCACCTCAGTCCACTGTTTATGCAGCAAATCAGGCTGCTGCAAAAGCGATGTTCTTTATTTCAGGCGTTGATGTCGGAAATGCAAACTCAGAATGCGTCCTTATGAAAGATATGCCTACTAATTGTT CTGGAAACATGCGCCATCTAATAGTTGAAGCTTGTATAGCTAGAAATCTACTGGACACATCAGCATATTTCTGGCCCGGATACGTGAACGGAAACATCAGTGAAAAACCTCGTGGTTTGTCTTCTGAAGTGCCTGGTTGGACATCATTCATGCAGGGGGCATCACTTACTCAAGTAATGATAAGTGCATTGGTTTCAAGTCCTGCTTCAAG ATTAGAGGAGCTCGAAAAAATATTCGAGATAGCTGTCAATGGATCGAATGAAGAGAAGATATCAGTTGCGATGATTCTTTGTGGGGCCTCTCTAATTTGGGGTTGGAATATACAG GAACACACTGCTGCtttcattattaaattattgactCCTCCAGCTCCTGCAGATTACTCAGGGAGTGACAGCCATTTGATAGGTTATGCTCCATTGCTGAATGTACTTATTGTTGGCATATCATCCTTCGACCGTCTTCAGATTTTCTCACAACATGGCTTG GTTCCACAACTCGCGTGTTCACTGATGACAATCTGCGAGGTCTTTGGGTCATGTGTGCCTGATGTGGTGTGGCCTGctgtaaaaggaaaaagaatcaCTGCCCACGACGTGTTTTCAAATGCGTTTATTCTTTTTCTAAGGTTGTGGAGGTTTAATCGTCCTCCTATTGAACATCGAGCAGGCGATACTTATCCAGTTCAATCCCCACTAACTCCTGACTACCTCCTACTGATACGTAATTCTCACCTGGGATCTCCTGAAAATGTCCACTGGGTTCAAAGTAAAAGGAGACTGTCAGCAGTTGCAAATTCAGCGACTGCAGACCCCATATTTCTCAAGTCATTTCCAAAACTAGAAGTTTGGTTCTTGcagcatcatgcatgcatagttTCAACCCTCTCCGAGCTTGTTCAAGGGACCCCTGTTCATCAGATTGTTGATAAGCTTCTTAAAATTATGTTCAGAAATACTTACGAAGGAAGCCAGTCTCGGAATTCTGTTACTTCTGAGAGTAGTGGTTTCTCTGGACCTAAAAATGAAGATACCTTTCCGAGACTTAACGATCCTGCATGGAATATACTGGAAGCCATTCCTTTTGTTGCCGAGGCTTCTTTAAAAGCTTGTTCTCATGGAAAAATTTCTCCCCGTGAACTAGCTACAG GGCTTAGAATTTTATGTGATTGTCTCCCTGCATCTTTGGCATCCATTACGAGCTACTTATCAGCTGAAGTAACCAGGGGCGTTTGGAAATCAGTTTCTATGAATGGAACTGATTGGCCCAGCCCTGATGCAAATCTGTCTAATTTTGTGGAAGGGATGAAGAAAATTGTAGCATTTGCTGGTCTTGATGTCCCAAGCGTTACCTCAG CTGGAAGCTCTACGTCTACCCTTCCACTGCCCCTGGCTGCTCTGGTAACCCTTACCTTAACCTATAAAGTTGGTGACCATCATCTCCTTTTGGCTGGCCCAGCCCTGGAGTCCCTTTCTTCAGGTTGCCCATGGCCTTGCATGCCAATTGTAGCTTCTCTGTGGACACAAAAGGCAAAACGTTGGCATGACTTCTTTGTAATCCGTGCATCTCGTACTGTCATTCTCCAAAACCCCAATTATGTAGTTAAACTTCTCGAAAGCTGCTTCACTGCCACACTTGTCTTAAATGCCTCCTCTGTTTCAAGCGAGGGAGGTGTTGGGGTCCTTCTTGGCGATGGAATTAATCCCCAATTCTGTGGATGGTCTCCTTGGATTATCTTTCTACTGGTCCGTCAAGAGATCAGAGAAACTATCTTAATTACAGAGAAGATTGTTTCTCTATTGATGCATTCTGTGAAAACAATAGCATTTAGTGGACTTCCTAGAGAGAGATTAGAGAAGTTGAAGACGACCAAGAATACAATGAGATCAGGACAGGTTTCACTTGCTGCGGCATTGACAAGGGTGAAACTTGTGGCTTCAGTTGGTGCTTCTTTGTCGTGGTTATGTGGAGGCATAGGCCTGATTCAGTCATTGTTTAGAGAAGTTCTGCCTTCTTGGTTTGTGTCTGCTCACAGTTCAGAGTTGGAAGGTAGGTCAGAAGGGATGATTGAAATACTAAGGGGATCTGCTCTGGCATACCTTGCATTCACATGTGGCGCTTTTGTTTGGGGTATTGACTCAACATCAATGGTACCAAACTGGCGTCGAAGAATCCTTGGGAGCCACATGGAATTCATAGCAAGAGCACTTGATGGGAAGATGTCGCTTGGTTGTGATAGGGCAACTTGGCGTGCCTATGTTTTGCAGTTTTTGAGCCTGATGATGAATTCCGCACCAACTTGGGTGCTGGAGACAGATGTAGATGTCTTAAAGAGATTAAGTAGGGGTTTGATGCAGTGGAACGAGGGAGAGCTTGCTCTAGCTTTGCTTGGTATTGGTGGTTTTGCTACCATGGGTGCGGTTGCTGAGCTGATAATTGAAAAAGAGTCTTAa